The following coding sequences are from one Triticum dicoccoides isolate Atlit2015 ecotype Zavitan chromosome 4A, WEW_v2.0, whole genome shotgun sequence window:
- the LOC119289707 gene encoding probable indole-3-pyruvate monooxygenase YUCCA10, producing MENVIVLIVGAGPAGLATAACLSQFSIPYVIVERESCSASLWRNRAYDRLKLHLAKEFCELPHMSYPLDAPTYIPKTLFVKYLDDYVECFNIQPKYLTSVESSTFDNDEKCWSIMAHDMEKSTIVRFTAKFLVVASGENSVENIPMIPGLQSFPGDVIHSSSYKSGKSYSGMNVLVVGSGNSGMEIAYDLAAHGANTSIIIRSPIHVMTKELIRLGMTLACRLPLNLVDNLLVMAVNLIFGDLSRYGIRRPKIGPMILKSETGRSAVIDVGTIGLIKKGIIKVQGSISKIMGDIVEFRCSKKISFDAIVFATGYKSTTNIWLKNGENMLNGNGLPIKEYPNHWKGENGLYCAGLGRRGLAGIAADAENIANDIKSVIGVMSG from the exons ATGGAGAATGTTATAGTGTTGATTGTTGGCGCTGGGCCAGCAGGCCTTGCAACAGCAGCATGCCTTAGCCAATTCTCAATTCCCTATGTCATTGTCGAGCGTGAAAGTTGTAGCGCGTCGCTTTGGCGCAACCGTGCCTACGATCGCCTCAAGCTGCATCTTGCAAAGGAGTTCTGTGAGTTGCCACACATGTCATACCCACTAGATGCGCCAACATACATACCAAAAACCTTGTTTGTGAAGTACTTGGATGACTATGTTGAGTGTTTCAATATTCAACCCAAGTATCTCACTAGTGTGGAGTCATCCACATTTGACAATGATGAAAAATGTTGGTCCATCATGGCGCATGACATGGAAAAGAGCACAATAGTCAGGTTCACAGCAAAGTTTCTTGTTGTGGCAAGTGGTGAGAATAGTGTAGAGAACATTCCAATGATCCCCGGACTGCAAAGTTTCCCAGGTGATGTCATCCACTCCTCAAGCTACAAGTCAGGAAAGAGCTACTCTGGCATGAATGTATTGGTCGTTGGATCTGGCAACTCTGGAATGGAAATTGCTTATGACCTTGCGGCCCATGGTGCCAATACTTCAATCATTATACGAAGCCCG ATTCATGTAATGACAAAGGAATTAATCCGGTTGGGGATGACACTTGCTTGTCGTCTTCCACTGAATCTAGTGGATAACCTCCTTGTGATGGCGGTGAATTTAATATTTGGAGACCTATCAAGGTATGGCATCAGaaggccaaaaatcggcccaatgATCCTTAAGTCAGAAACCGGCCGATCCGCTGTTATTGATGTTGGCACTATTGGGTTAATCAAAAAAGGTATCATCAAA GTACAAGGCAGCATTAGTAAGATCATGGGCGATATAGTTGAATTTCGGTGCAGTAAAAAAATATCATTTGACGCAATTGTGTTTGCAACTGGATACAAAAGCACAACAAATATATGGCTCAAG AATGGTGAGAACATGTTAAATGGCAATGGACTTCCCATCAAAGAATATCCGAATCATTGGAAAGGTGAAAATGGGCTCTACTGTGCTGGGTTAGGAAGGAGAGGATTGGCTGGTATTGCGGCAGATGCCGAGAATATCGCCAATGACATCAAATCAGTGATAGGCGTTATGTCTGGCTAA